One Castanea sativa cultivar Marrone di Chiusa Pesio chromosome 4, ASM4071231v1 DNA window includes the following coding sequences:
- the LOC142631835 gene encoding cytochrome P450 78A5, whose translation MSFEQYCYYLFFLQPGLSTILSFKVFIWVFLFISVFAFWLSPGGLAWALSKTRVHVVQTRTAIAGPSGLPLLGLVFAFTGSLTHRVLSNLAEAFKAKSLMAFSVGFTRFIISSHPDTAKEILNSSAFADRPVKESAYELLFHKAMGFAPFGEYWRNLRRISATYLFSPKRIAHFGEFRRRIGLNIVDEIRVLMKGNGEVEVRKVLHFGSLNNVMMSVFGRSYEFGDKVSGNNHGCELECLVSEGYALLGVFNWSDHFPLLGWLDLQGVRKRCRNLVAKVNVFVGRIIEEHRAKRVENSEIVVGVGDGGDESSGDFVDVLLDLEKENRLSDSDMIAVLWEMIFRGTDTVAILLEWILARMVLHPDIQAKAQSEIDTVVGTSRLVSDSDLPNLPYLHVIVKETLRMHPPGPLLSWARLAIHDTHIGQNFIPAGTTAMVNMWAITHDEQVWSEPNEFKPERFMKEDVAIMGSDLRLAPFGSGRRVCPGKAMGIATVQLWLAQLLQSFKWIPSEHCSVDFSECLKLSLEMKNSLICKAVPRVA comes from the exons ATGTCATTTGAACAATACTGTTACTATCTCTTCTTTCTGCAACCTGGGTTGTCAACAATCCTTAGCTTCAAGGTTTTCATATGGGTCTTTTTGTTTATATCTGTGTTTGCTTTCTGGCTCTCGCCGGGTGGTCTTGCTTGGGCTTTATCAAAAACCCGAGTCCATGTGGTTCAAACTCGGACTGCCATTGCTGGCCCTTCTGGTTTGCCACTTCTTGGCTTGGTTTTCGCCTTCACTGGCTCTTTGACTCATAGGGTTCTCAGTAACCTTGCTGAGGCTTTTAAGGCCAAGTCATTGATGGCATTCTCAGTGGGGTTCACTCGGTTCATTATCTCTAGCCACCCAGACACAGCTAAAGAGATTTTGAACAGCTCGGCTTTTGCTGATAGACCTGTTAAGGAGTCAGCTTATGAGCTTCTCTTCCATAAGGCAATGGGATTTGCTCCGTTCGGGGAGTACTGGAGGAACCTGAGGAGAATCTCAGCAACCTATTTGTTCAGTCCCAAGAGAATTGCTCATTTTGGTGAGTTTCGGAGAAGAATCGGGCTGAACATTGTGGATGAGATAAGAGTCTTGATGAAAGGGAATGGTGAGGTTGAGGTAAGGAAAGTGTTGCATTTTGGGTCATTGAACAATGTTATGATGAGTGTGTTTGGAAGGAGTTATGAGTTTGGTGATAAAGTGAGTGGAAATAATCATGGGTGTGAGCTTGAGTGTTTGGTGAGTGAAGGTTATGCGTTGCTAGGGGTGTTCAATTGGAGTGATCACTTTCCTCTTTTGGGTTGGTTGGATTTGCAAGGAGTGAGGAAAAGATGTAGGAATTTAGTGGCAAAAGTGAATGTTTTTGTTGGGAGGATTATAGAGGAGCATAGGGCAAAGAGGGTTGAGAATAGTGAAATAGTAGTTGGGGTTGGGGATGGTGGTGATGAGAGCTCAGGTGATTTTGTTGATGTGTTGCTTGATTTGGAGAAAGAGAATAGGCTCAGTGACTCTGATATGATTGCTGTTTTATGG GAAATGATATTCAGAGGGACTGACACAGTGGCAATCCTCCTAGAGTGGATTCTTGCAAGGATGGTACTACACCCAGATATCCAAGCCAAAGCTCAATCAGAAATCGATACCGTGGTTGGAACATCTCGATTAGTCTCAGATTCTGACCTCCCCAACCTCCCTTATCTTCATGTCATAGTAAAAGAAACATTAAGAATGCACCCACCGGGTCCCTTGCTCTCTTGGGCTAGGCTTGCCATCCATGACACCCACATAGGCCAAAACTTTATCCCAGCAGGCACAACTGCCATGGTGAACATGTGGGCAATCACTCATGATGAGCAAGTCTGGTCTGAGCCCAATGAATTCAAGCCAGAGAGGTTTATGAAAGAAGATGTAGCTATTATGGGGTCTGATCTTAGGTTGGCTCCATTTGGTTCTGGAAGAAGGGTCTGTCCTGGTAAGGCCATGGGAATAGCCACTGTTCAGCTCTGGCTTGCACAATTACTCCAAAGCTTCAAATGGATTCCTTCTGAGCATTGCAGTGTTGACTTTTCTGAGTGCCTGAAACTTTCACTGGAGATGAAGAACTCCTTGATCTGCAAGGCAGTTCCTAGGGTTGCTTGA